TCGTTTTCCAGAATCAGTTCCGGCACGGGCGTGGGTTTTCCGTTCTCATCCAGGGCCACAAAGGTAAGATAAGAACTCGCGGTGTGTTTTCGAATTCCCGTGGTAGGTTCTTCCGATTCCACCCGCACTCCAATTTCCATGGAAGTATTGTGCACATAATCGACCGAGGCCTTGATAATCACAATATCCCCTAATTTTACCGGAGAAATAAAATGCAGCGCGTCCATACTGGCTGTCACGGCCACCTTGCGACAATGCCGAGTCGCCACAATGGCAGCGGCGATATCGATCCACTCCATGATGCGCCCACCGAAGATGCTTCCGATGGCATTAATATCGGGAGGTAAAACCAGATGAGTAAATTCCGCAGTGGAATTTGAGGCAGGGATCGCTTGCATAAAAACTCCAAAAAAAAGGATTAAAACTACAAACGTATTGAAGCACAAAAGATGTTTTGACAAGTACAATTGCTCTTCACTAAGAGCCTGTGCAGGAGAACCCATGTCAAAACTTGTCCTTCGACCCGAGCCTTTGCCTGAACCCAACGGTTTTCAGTTCTACGTGAATCGTCAACTCAGTGACACACCCAAAATGTTTTTAAATGTAGAACAGAGCCTGGACAATCCTTTGGCAAAAGCCCTCCTGGAAGATGGCAAAATTAAAAGTGTCTTTTTGAATGAGCAGATTTTAAAAGTGAACAAGATTCCCGAAGCTTCCTGGGATGAAGTTTTTGAGATTGTGGAAAATGCAGTTTACTTAATATTTCCCGAGTGAATACCATTCCCCTCCCCCTTGAGGGGGGAGGGTCAGGGAGAGGGTGATCTTTGATGCAATTTGAATCAAATATTTCCCCTCACCCTGCCCTCTCCCTCAAGGGGCGAGGGGAGTATAGAATCATGTCTACAAACATCACACTGGCCCTGCTCCAAATGTCT
The Deltaproteobacteria bacterium DNA segment above includes these coding regions:
- a CDS encoding acyl-CoA thioesterase yields the protein MQAIPASNSTAEFTHLVLPPDINAIGSIFGGRIMEWIDIAAAIVATRHCRKVAVTASMDALHFISPVKLGDIVIIKASVDYVHNTSMEIGVRVESEEPTTGIRKHTASSYLTFVALDENGKPTPVPELILENEEQKKLFEEGRERREERLKWKARHPQT
- a CDS encoding NifU N-terminal domain-containing protein — encoded protein: MSKLVLRPEPLPEPNGFQFYVNRQLSDTPKMFLNVEQSLDNPLAKALLEDGKIKSVFLNEQILKVNKIPEASWDEVFEIVENAVYLIFPE